The sequence below is a genomic window from Desulfatiglans anilini DSM 4660.
GCGTCAAGGCCGCCCACAGCGCCCAAGAGCGCCCCGCAAATGGCTGCGTTCGTATCGGTATCTCCACCCCTCATGACCGTGTCGACGACGCCTCCTTCAAAGCTCAGGGCATGGAGCAGTTGCCACAGGGCATTGCGAAACGCGATCAAGACCCAGCCCTGCTGCCGGACATAGTCAGCCGGCGGTGCTTCGGCGGCTCCAAGAACGGCGTCCATGAGAGCCCGGTCGACGGCCAAATCGACGGCCCACTCTCTGATATTCTGGTAGAGCCTGCCGGCCTCGCAGCCGGATGCAACCGCATGAGCAATCGCCATGGTGAAAAGCGCGTTGGCCTGCAGGCAGACCGGGTTGGGATGC
It includes:
- a CDS encoding ADP-ribosylglycohydrolase family protein, which codes for MMRISPLGIFGANHPLETVGDWARQDAALTHPNPVCLQANALFTMAIAHAVASGCEAGRLYQNIREWAVDLAVDRALMDAVLGAAEAPPADYVRQQGWVLIAFRNALWQLLHALSFEGGVVDTVMRGGDTDTNAAICGALLGAVGGLDAIPARWVDRVLNCRPKAGQPGVHRPRPACIWPVDALELAEGLIRG